The following proteins come from a genomic window of Blattabacteriaceae bacterium:
- a CDS encoding HisA/HisF-related TIM barrel protein, whose amino-acid sequence MSLGLRKIFCTDIDKDGLLSGPSIDLYKKIIEDFPHLELIASGGIKSLKDLDDLQRIGCKGAIIGKIFFERKDFLKSVYSWIEKNC is encoded by the coding sequence ATTTCCCTTGGATTAAGGAAGATATTTTGTACTGATATTGATAAAGACGGGCTCTTATCTGGTCCTTCTATAGATCTTTATAAGAAAATAATTGAAGATTTTCCCCATCTAGAGCTTATTGCTAGTGGAGGAATAAAAAGTTTGAAAGATCTGGATGATTTACAGAGAATAGGTTGTAAAGGTGCGATTATTGGTAAAATTTTCTTTGAAAGAAAGGATTTTTTAAAATCAGTTTATTCTTGGATTGAAAAAAATTGTTAA